A single window of Lutzomyia longipalpis isolate SR_M1_2022 chromosome 1, ASM2433408v1 DNA harbors:
- the LOC129787607 gene encoding uncharacterized protein LOC129787607, with protein MMKDHPAYATATFYTDTPPSTKSEPSEDEERKTNTDEDGSQKYESLFASFSNQLRILDEELCIEKNYRNVQLTEIITALLAVEAKLRREQKYIRQQLYEKDEQISYHLSEIENYKIAKRLCSKCSRSLAAGGGEHGVRDAVVQTEKQQEDFKIENINHRVTITTINNEKELMNSQTTNCIYVSGDRDVDSMQRITTSIQPEKPKPPIAKIRTVKPLANCEEVPASVNQPQVNEDWYSSSDIEDNECLSTNLYDRSVNPVLECVNQILLQQSIEGNLESTRTYDEVKRRRVQFSTQNSLVSVPSNDPPINGCEYSNGHKEGQQPATENEYEFIGSEIEKESSLYVDMDRKSFQMSPQSGAKNVEPSKTPPALPPKPANLMKFRKVIKPDKLLIKVSTPVKQLAVEPDYCSIASVSEKSKSDCDDFEGIPKLPNVAAILIPKRTDAGTMGRFINKDNYVTKTVMNIQSNSPAATTPAKEPNNNVNNKNLNHQVNQSVVEIPFTGKIFEERIPIQAEFDWYNLDAEYGKFNQADVIKETSDSSETETAVSIVQSTPVTDRYYVKNSIIRSPSKQSIVSSSALIPKKTGSEVHLCCLKFTQMEPQDLATAKLVVNELRSKCRLQAEQILSWKKAYTYEVEINCRNRKARNDQINILTSQLILLESRLIKKQRQISNLLYQQEQTINRQQKFIDSLCSQLSEHGLDIPDACYMNLDSLNDSDSAVVLDDIDSDCNSSIILKRKPYPSDVTVVRSISDAIETNLKYSSGRRSNCYLRRPDILETVYSVEEDSEPNQHQTSPGGTDVSEKRDKFKSRSEKVVGADDENNSESIYVAELTGTDNYNNNCSTYIGISTTKSSPVINYNRVMLNHRSITRPKDVKYKRINKAKSKSLEELRDKLKHWIDRGTSGEHVHCSFDNGSQSYA; from the exons atgATGAAAGATCATCCAGCATATGCCACTGCAACCTTCTACACTGATACACCACCTTCAACGAAATCCGAACCATCGGAAGACGAGGAACGGAAGACAAATACGGATGAGGATGGTAGTCAAAAGTATGAGTCTCTATTTGCTAGCTTTTCAAATCAACTGCGAATTCTCGATGAGGAGTTGTGTATTGAGAAGAATTATCGGAATGTGCAACTGACGGAAATAATTACTGCTCTCTTAGCAGTAGAAGCAAAATTGAGGCGCGAACAAAAGTACATACGGCAGCAATTGTATGAGAAAGATGAACAAATTAGTTACCATCTTAGTGAAATTGAGAACTACAAAATTGCCAAGAGACTCTGTTCCAAATGCTCACGCTCCTTAGCCGCGGGTGGAGGAGAGCATGGTGTACGCGATGCTGTGGTTCAAACGGAGAAGCAGCAGGaggattttaaaattgaaaatatcaatCATCGAGTAACCATAACAACGATCAATAATGAAAAAGAGTTAATGAATAGTCAAACAACGAATTGCATCTACGTGAGTGGAGATAGGGATGTTGATAGTATGCAGAGAATTACAACGAGTATACAGCCAGAGAAACCAAAACCACCTATTGCAAAAATCCGTACGGTGAAGCCGTTGGCAAATTGCGAAGAAGTGCCTGCCAGCGTGAATCAGCCACAAGTAAATGAAGATTGGTATTCCAGTAGTGATATTGAAGATAACGAATGTTTATCAACGAATTTATACGATCGCAGTGTGAATCCTGTCTTGGAATGTGTTAATCAg atATTGTTGCAACAATCAATTGAGGGTAACTTGGAGTCAACAAGGACTTATGATGAAGTTAAACGACGACGGGTACAGTTTTCAACACAAAATTCCCTAGTATCCGTTCCCAGTAATGATCCACCGATAAATGGATGCGAATATTCCAATGGTCACAAGGAGGGGCAACAGCCCGCAACAGAGAAtgaatatgaatttattggatcggaaattgaaaaagaatcaaGTTTGTACGTTGATATGGATAGAAAATCTTTCCAAATGTCCCCACAGAGTGGTGCAAAAAATGTTGAACCTTCAAAGACACCACCAGCACTACCGCCAAAGCCGGCTAATCTCATGAAATTCCGCAAAGTAATAAAACCCGACAAGTTGCTCATTAAAGTGAGTACGCCCGTGAAACAGCTGGCTGTTGAACCAGACTATTGCTCAATTGCCAGTGTATCCGAGAAGAGTAAGTCGGATTGCGATGACTTTGAAGGTATTCCGAAACTTCCCAATGTTGCCGCAATACTCATACCCAAACGCACTGATGCTGGAACAATGGGGAGGTTTATCAATAAAGATAACTACGTGACAAAGACAGTGATGAACATTCAGAGTAATTCACCAGCAGCAACAACACCAGCGAAAGAACCAAACAACAATGTTAacaataagaatttaaatcaTCAAGTTAATCAGAGTGTTGTGGAAATTCCCTTCAcgggaaaaatctttgaagaaCGCATTCCAATACAAGCTGAATTTGATTGGTACAATCTAGATGCTGaatatggaaaattcaatcaagCGGACGTCATCAAAGAGACCTCGGATTCGAGTGAAACGGAAACAGCCGTGTCCATTGTACAAAGTACCCCGGTCACTGATCGATACTACGTGAAAAATTCTATCATCAGGTCCCCAAGTAAACAATCAATTGTTAGCAGTAGTGCCTTAATTCCCAAGAAAACGGGAAGTGAAGTGCACTTGTGCT GCCTAAAATTTACCCAAATG gaACCACAAGATCTCGCAACAGCGAAATTGGTCGTAAATGAACTGCGTTCTAAATGCCGTTTACAGGCTGAACAAATTTTGTCATGGAAAAAGGCGTACACATACGAG GTGGAAATAAACTGCAGAAATAGAAAAGCACGCAACGATCAAATCAATATATTAACGagtcaattaattttactgGAGTCACGCCTAATAAAAAAGCAGAGACAAATATCGAATCTACTTTATCAGCAGGAGCAGACAATTAATCGTCAGCAAAAGTTCATAGATTCATTATGTTCTCAACTGAGCGAGCATGGTCTGGACATTCCCGATGCATGCTACATGAATTTAGACTCCCTTAATGATTCTGATTCGGCTGTTGTACTTGATGACATTGATTCAGATTGCAATAGTTCAATTATCCTGAAACGCAAACCATATCCTTCCGATGTGACGGTTGTACGATCAATATCTGATGCCATTGAAACAAATCTAAAATATTCATCTGGTCGCCGAAGCAATTGCTATTTGAGAAGACCTGATATTTTAGAGACTGTATATAGTGTTGAGGAGGATTCTGAACCCAATCAACATCAGACATCACCGGGTGGGACTGATGTATCGGAGAAACGAGATAAATTCAAGAGTCGCTCAGAGAAGGTTGTTGGTGCAGATGATGAGAATAATTCTGAATCAATTTATGTAGCAGAATTAACTGGTACCGATAATTACAATAACAACTGTAGCACTTATATTGGTATATCGACGACAAAGTCATCACCTGTAATCAATTATAATAGAGTTATGTTGAATCATAGATCAATTACACGTCCTAAAGATGTCAAATACAAACGAATTAACAAGGCAAAATCTAAAAGTTTAGAGGAATTGCGGGATAAATTGAAACATTGGATTGATCGCGGAACAAGCGGTGAGCATGTTCATTGTTCCTTTGATAATGGCTCTCAAAGTTATGCCTGA
- the LOC129797850 gene encoding uncharacterized protein LOC129797850 isoform X3 gives MEQYNLFDMMTARWTNIDSQDNQRIILEPILEETSDDDEETKELWSISQYETSWSSSSDTGSVIKLDAFNPDADCISERDFLCPPKRRRHEWNDALSAKKCGNSAGQKVQLDALLDEPDFHKRRYRLEENTHDYNSDSESSLSRTSSLIQFESLEKQLQSESQLYSSSPLLFTYDSIDNKYSNSLSAPPYMGATSLDTDKVNRNIVLTDNFFYNSDKTFKTTTGNFSYYNHYVSTGNDSDSLIETSGTSNESDDSIKKCSCTIRGVVDETVLGTKGKSSLENLSEDSGYCEHSIQLRHKNHQSPTKYETDIITPILSCAKQFCRRPVSDPTNGPRYSTYLRQQHCSSPQMNDDRKKATYLCGVCELCGAGKENGDRGVCKCSKLMCRDENEISLATSGGMYINRDLKISTMEQTKMSEASDAKNTGKRNRNLLKTSSHSLPNIFYHSHSDGEDRGIYCENSEFATENNLDSSGSRYVIATSGKAASDRDPYGDFLKVTSFPEGLNIYESANSFDDFDFCSGDQANGDSIAHHNLDLNNFRFPHRSKAPQIAQPKPANVTASCNNLTALDYSEDYYGGLRINKMSSHRRNIATQPRVYIENPEITLMDEISYNFDRNLSIMNDKRDDYEPSLDEPTVGVLCIKPPQPPPRAGKKLTIPSASSPTKTKSTSKDSLTFDRDPTNLVTCYAASLERCNFELADSLSALPQVSDSENELPSYRYNFTVQQHRGLVLSTPNLSSYEHCGGEKRSSVVEDEVSGKKEDREKVFVPGILNTTTSKGSLFKEVSFHPIVSEISWKHQHSHESESPDEEEDDLDDFEHSNDTEEDSDDEDEKHDPPKICKAPPPPPAAAPVKSQCGETINYSSSARENNQQGHVIAIDRVNVLSDRDSKIMDNVPKADEPISESTVDSTMGIVSRNMVVNDDTTDGTFVGKRHTALNAMEVNNKKVGKNIGGENSTVVLAKNANAGKSEKKRKSGFFSRLSNFRFSLRNKSKSSSSKNNNNKTAESAADSSGRKNKKSESATVDAADTSRDFIYIPLKEPPRAQRDDIRGNNENCLSDENKVNDYQHSPRLNQRSSLCGSIGNGSGGVTDYYHSVGNNKVHSKPPLPKQPPRVVGVCAKRYGESTHAPRASSTPREIDGNHRYMGTVVPTEQYRRHQRPGTTMISENKIGLIETNLDTHETIITGKTQSLMELGSRLTHPNVLTSEIHSTMSSDEPKRPHKSMEFLLDKENQRYTLPPENELQKTHDTPLSEHQLRVQASLQRLNIPDWYKQYNSASKTTERTSGTNYRKRNTEFGKWVGLNSKTTSLSSLGSQKAEKGLVLLSPSSHSHHGNTGFSRWSTSHLNSTQTSPSISGRSSFSRGTINSSYMSGHSFINPNVGTNIRSSYRQPYLGWRSQEKLSQPRTPAERLASSLLSQQQQDKSRHEKSETENAEIQTSIKEVTSAIVHYVNDQNNRNSRSRSTSPSFRKCWLESSFVGIGPVDQSPQTPTIDRSFSTQQHQISRLATNSSHINGVGPQIPMLALPMERPSPGSATLEDVLASLLGLPTEHNDKSSGMSLGYR, from the exons ATGGAACAATACAATTTATTCGACATGATGACTGCCAGATGGACTAATATTGATTCACAAG ACAATCAACGAATAATCTTAGAGCCTATTTTGGAAGAAACTTccgatgatgatgaagagaCAAAGGAATTATGGTCAATATCGCAATATGAGACAAGTTGGAGTTCATCATCGGATACGGGATCAGTTATTAAATTAGATGCATTTAATCCGGATGCTGATTGCATTTCCGAACGTGACTTTCTATGTCCACCTAAACGTCGACGACATGAGTGGAATGATGCTCTCTCAGCGAAAAAGTGTGGAAATAGTGCTGGACAAAAGGTGCAACTGGATGCTCTTCTCGATGAGccagattttcataaaagacG aTATCGACTAGAAGAAAATACCCATGATTACAATTCAGATTCCGAGAGTTCCCTAAGTAGAACATCATCTCTCATTCAATTTGAATCCTTGGAGAAGCAACTTCAAAGCGAGAGCCAGCTGTATAGTTCCTCACCGCTTCTATTTACGTACGATTCCATAGATAATAAATATAGCAACTCCCTATCAGCACCACCTTATATGGGAGCAACGTCATTGGACACGGATAAGGTGAATCGCAATATTGTGCTAACAGATAACTTCTTTTACAATAGTGATAAGACATTCAAGACAACGACagggaatttttcttactaCAACCACTACGTATCGACGGGTAACGATTCGGATTCACTAATTGAGACCAGTGGCACAAGTAATGAGAGTGATGACAGTATTAAAAAGTGCTCTTGCACAATAAGGGGTGTTGTCGACGAGACGGTACTCGGTACAAAGGGGAAAAGTTCTCTTGAGAATTTAAGTGAAGATAGTGGATACTGTGAGCACTCGATCCAATTGCGCCATAAAAATCATCAGAGTCCAACAAAATATGAGACCGACATAATTACACCGATTTTATCATGTGCAAAACAATTCTGTCGTCGTCCCGTATCAGATCCTACGAATGGACCACGGTACTCAACCTATTTACGCCAGCAGCATTGTTCGTCGCCGCAGATGAATGACGATCGCAAAAAAGCAACATATTTATGTGGTGTGTGTGAACTATGTGGTGCTGGAAAGGAGAATGGAGATCGAGGGGTGTGCAAGTGCAGCAAATTGATGTGCAGAGATGAAAATGAGATTTCTCTCGCAACTTCTGGTGGTATGTACATAAACAGAGATCTAAAAATAAGCACGATGGAGCAAACGAAAATGTCGGAAGCGTCCGATGCTAAAAATACAGGGAAAAGGAATAGAAATCTCCTAAAGACATCATCACATAGTCTaccgaatattttttatcattcacaCAGTGATGGTGAAGATAGAGGGATATACTGTGAAAATAGTGAATTTGCGactgaaaataatttggaTTCATCCGGTTCTCGTTACGTGATCGCAACATCCGGTAAAGCAGCATCCGATCGGGATCCCTATGGTGACTTCCTCAAAGTAACTAGCTTCCCAGAGGGTCTCAATATTTACGAGAGTGCAAATTCCTTTGATGATTTTGACTTCTGCAGTGGTGACCAAGCAAATGGTGATTCAATTGCACACCACAATTtggatttgaataattttcgcTTCCCACACCGATCGAAAGCTCCGCAAATTGCACAGCCGAAGCCAGCAAACGTTACTGCAAGTTGCAACAATTTAACTGCATTGGACTACTCGGAGGACTACTACGGTGGActtagaattaataaaatgagttCCCATAGACGAAATATTGCCACACAGCCACGGGTTTACATTGAGAACCCAGAGATTACCCTAATGGATGAAATATCGTACAATTTTGATcgcaatttatcaattatgaATGATAAACGGGATGACTATGAACCAAGTTTGGATGAACCAACTGTGGGTGTTTTGTGTATAAAACCCCCTCAGCCACCGCCACGTGCTGGGAAAAAGCTTACCATCCCATCTGCAAGTTCTCCCACAAAGACAAAGAGTACATCAAAAGATAGTCTTACATTTGATCGCGATCCCACGAATTTGGTGACATGCTATGCTGCAAGCCTCGAGCGGTGCAACTTTGAATTAGCAGACAGTCTTAGTGCGTTACCACAAGTTTCTGACAGTGAAAATGAATTACCATCCTACAGATACAATTTTACTGTGCAACAGCACAGAGGTTTAGTTTTGAGTACGCCGAATTTGTCGTCGTATGAGCATTGTGGTGGTGAAAAGAGGTCGAGTGTCGTGGAAGACGAAGTGAGTGGTAAAAAGGAGGATCGGGAGAAAGTGTTTGTTCCTGGAATTCTCAACACAACCACATCCAAAGGTTCCCTCTTCAAAGAAGTCAGCTTTCATCCGATTGTGTCTGAAATAAGTTGGAAGCACCAACACTCACATGAGTCTGAGTCACCCGATGAGGAGGAAGACGATCTTGATGATTTTGAACATAGCAATGATACAGAAGAAGATTCCgatgatgaagatgaaaagCATGATCCTCCTAAAATATGTAaagcaccaccaccaccaccagcaGCAGCACCAGTTAAAAGTCAGTGTGGAGAGACGATTAATTATTCCTCAAGTGCTAGAGAAAATAATCAACAGGGTCATGTGATCGCCATTGATCGTGTGAATGTGTTGTCTGACAGAGACAGTAAAATTATGGATAACGTGCCTAAAGCAGACGAGCCAATTTCTGAAAGCACTGTGGACAGCACTATGGGTATTGTCAGTCGCAATATGGTCGTGAACGACGATACAACAGACGGTACATTTGTTGGTAAACGGCATACAGCGTTGAATGCCATGGaagtgaataataaaaaagtggGCAAGAATATTGGTGGAGAAAATAGTACAGTTGTGCtggcaaaaaatgcaaatgctGGCAAAAGTGAGAAGAAACGCAAGAGTGGATTCTTTTCGAGATTATCAAATTTTCGCTTCTCCCTGCGGAATAAATCGAAGAGTTCATCATCTAAgaataataacaataaaacCGCTGAATCAGCTGCAGATAGTAGCggaaggaaaaacaaaaaatccgAATCAGCCACCGTGGATGCGGCGGATACAAGTAGAGATTTCATCTATATTCCACTGAAAGAGCCGCCGCGTGCACAGAGGGATGATATCAGGGGCAATAATGAAAATTGCCTCAGCGACGAGAACAAGGTGAATGACTATCAACACTCACCGAGGCTCAATCAGAGAAGCTCATTGTGTGGTAGTATTGGAAACGGAAGTGGTGGTGTCACTGATTATTATCATAGCGTCGGAAATAATAAAGTGCATTCAAAGCCACCACTGCCCAAGCAACCCCCACGTGTTGTTGGCGTATGTGCAAAACGCTATGGGGAAAGTACGCATGCACCCAGAGCATCATCCACCCCACGAGAAATCGATGGTAATCATCGTTACATGGGCACGGTGGTCCCTACAGAACAGTATCGCCGTCATCAGCGTCCCGGCACGACCATGAtcagtgaaaataaaattggtcTAATTGAGACAAATCTCGATACACATGAGACCATTATCACAGGGAAGACACAAAGTCTTATGGAATTGGGCTCTCGGTTGACTCACCCAAATGTGCTGACTAGTGAGATACACAGCACAATGTCTTCTGATGAACCCAAAAGGCCACACAAAAGTATGGAATTTCTGTTGGACAAGGAAAATCAGCGGTATACTTTG CCACCGGAAAATGAGCTTCAGAAGACACACGATACACCATTGAGTGAACATCAGTTGAGGGTACAAGCTTCATTGCAGCGACTAAATATTCCTGACTGGTATAAGCAGTACAATTCGGCGTCGAAAACCACTGAAAGGACATCGGGCACAAACTATCGGAAGCGAAATACGGAATTTGGTAAATGGGTGGGACTAAATTCCAAAACAACATCCCTAAGTTCCCTTGGATCGCAAAAGGCGGAAAAAGGATTGGTGCTTCTGAGTCCATCATCGCACAGTCATCACGGCAATACTGGATTTTCAAg ATGGTCAACCTCACACCTCAATTCAACACAAACATCTCCCAGCATATCCGGACGGAGTTCATTTTCACGCGGCACAATCAACAGCAGCTATATGTCTGGTCACTCTTTTATAAATCCAAATGTTGGAACGAATATAAGAAGTTCGTACAGACAACCATACCTTGGATGGCGGAGTCAAGAGAAATTGTCACAACCACGAACTCCTGCTGAACg ACTCGCATCATCGTTACTGAGTCAACAACAGCAAGACAAAAGTCGTCACGAAAAGTCTGAAACAGAAAACGCAGAAATTCAGACGTCTATAAAAGAAGTAACTTCAGCCATAGTTCATTATGTAAATGATCAAAATAATCGGAATTCGAGAAGCCGATCAACTAGTCCTAGCTTTCG GAAGTGCTGGCTTGAGAGTTCTTTTGTGGGTATTGGACCAGTTGATCAGAGTCCTCAAACACCAACTATCGATAGAAGCTTTTCAACGCAGCAACATCAGATCAGTAGACTAGCCACTAATTCCTCTCATATCAATGGAGTTG
- the LOC129785923 gene encoding adult-specific cuticular protein ACP-20-like, translating to MKFYQTIFCLVVALAITYAYPGHHAESYANLNQHHHDHHYVEDHHYGPAPYKFEYGVKDHHTGDHKQAWEHSDGHHVKGSYSLYEPDGTKRVVEYTADPHFGFNAVVKKIGHAHHHYIPHH from the exons atgAAGTTTTATCAG ACAATCTTCTGTCTAGTCGTCGCCCTTGCTATTACTTATGCATATCCAGGACATCATGCTGAGAGCTATGCAAATTTAAATCAACATCACCATGATCATCATTATGTTGAAGATCACCATTAT GGACCAGCCCCCTACAAATTTGAATATGGCGTAAAGGATCATCACACTGGTGATCATAAACAGGCATGGGAACACAGTGATGGACATCATGTAAAAGGATCATATTCTCTCTACGAACCCGATGGAACGAAACGCGTTGTGGAATACACAGCAGATCCTCATTTTGGTTTTAATGCTGTCGTTAAGAAAATTGGACATGCCCATCATCACTATATTCCACACCattga